The Leucobacter viscericola sequence CGCGCGGCGTGCTCGGCTCACTCGACAAGATCACGCAGGTTGTGAAGGTGACTGCGTTTGTCGCCTCCGATCCTTCCTTCACCGGACAGCCCGCGGTCGCCAACGGCGCCTCGGTGTTCCTGGGGCGTGTCTTTGGAGACACCGGGATCCACGTCCGCTCCGCGGTGGGAGTTTCAGTTCTGCCGCTCGACGCTCCCGTCGAGATCGAGTTCGTGTTTAAGGTTGCTGACTAGCCTTCACAGCACAAACGAGTGCGGGGTCAGGATCCACAAGGATCCCGACCCCGCATTTTTATTGTGTTACGGCTTCGAACACGCGAGCGTCAGCTGTATCTGCTGGCTGAACGGCACCTCCGTGCCACTCGCCGGATCGACCGAGACCACCCTGTGTTTGCGTTTATCGATCTTTCCGCCTGCCTCGCAGACCGAAGTCACCGAAGTGAAACCTGCGCCGTTGAGCGTAGCCTCCGCGCTGCTTCCGATTTCTCCAATGAGGCCATCCGGAATTGCCGATGCCCTGCCGTTACTGACAAAGATGGTGATCCCCGAGCCGACAGCGACGGTTGCACCCGCCGCGGGTTCGGTACTTGCAACCTGGCCCGGCGGAACTGACGAGTCCACTTCGCCCCCATTCGCGGGAGCGAAGCCGATACGCGTGAGCATAGCGGCGGCCTCATCGTAGCTCTTGCCCCTCAGATCGGGAATCTGGGCGGTGTTCTGGCGCACGGACGCTTCCGACGGTGGCCGGAAGGACTCACCGCCGTAATTAGCGTCAGCAACGTCCATGACGGCAGGCCAGATGCGCTGGTCCGCCTCCATCAAAAGAGCTCCGTTCGGGCCGAGGAAGCCTTGAGTTGAGACCCGCTCCCAGCTGCCATCAGCAAGCTGGGTTGGACCTGCGTTGCCAACCCAGGTGGCGGTGGCGACTTTTGTGCTTGCACCCACGGTCCAGTTGTCGATCACGTGGTCCGTTGTACCCGTCTTCGCGAGGTGAGGTATGTTGCGAGTGGACTTTGCGTGGTCGGCGAGACCATTCGTCACTGCGTATTGGAGCGCATAAGCCACACCCGCTGCGACCTCGGGGCTAATTGCCTCGGTGCACTTTCCCTTGGTGAAAGCCACTGGTTTGTCGTCGGTATCTAAAATCTCATCGATCGGTGAGGGCTCACACACGGTGCCGTCGCCAGCAAAGGCGCCGAAGGCCGAGGCCATGGTGATGGGAGCGATCTCGTCAACGCCGCCGTACACGTTTGAGGGTGCGAGCGTGAGTTCCCGAGGCTTTCCATGGAGCGTGAGCAGTTTGTTCTTGCCCACCTGGTCCTGAGTCGTGCGCTCTGCGTCGACATCCTCCTGCGTCCAGACCGGCTGGTCGGAGGCGCGGTATATTCCAAGTTTTTGCGCCATCGAGATCGTGTCGCACAGATCCAGTTTTTGCTGCATAGAGACAAGGCCGCCGTTGACTGAATTCGCGATGGCGGTTAGCACCGAGCGATTACCTGTGGTGCCCATGTTGTCGTTGGTAAAAGTGAACGAGCCAAATCCATACACCTTGTCAGGCATGCAAGATGCCCGCAGCGAGTTTTCCTGAACAGTGCGGCCATTAACGTTTACGATGTCCTGCACCGAGTTGCCATTACGGATCCACTCCGCGAGCGTGATCGGCTTGAACGTTGATCCGACCTGAAAGCCGCTCGAGCCACCGTCTTCGTAGTTGGTGTTGTAGTTGATCGTGGTGAATTCTGGATGGAGACTCAAAAAGTCTTCAGCGTTGTTATACGGCCGATTCTGCGTCATCGCGAGCACGCGGCCGGTGCCGACCTCGACGCTGGAGGTCGCCGAGCCTACGTTGATCCCTTCCATGAGCGGGGCTACATTTTCCTGGGTTGCTCTGAGTGCGGCCTCTTGCATCCCTAGGTCAATCGTGGTGTAGATCTTGTAGCCACCTCGGCTGAAGTTGAAGGCGCTCTCTTCAGGAGTCTCCCCGAACTTCCGATCCTTTTTGATGGTGCGCAGCACGTAGTCACAGAATGCGCCGACGCCGCGACGCTGCTCAGCCACGAAGCAGCCAGGCTCACGAGTAGTAATTTTCGGTGTTACCTCGGTTGCGATCGCCTCATCAAACTGGGCCTGAGTGATCTTGCCGTGGCGCAGCATACTGTTCAGGATCTTGTCCCGACGTTCCTTGTTCGCCGGAATTTTTTCTTTAATGTCGATCTGCAGTTTGCTGGGATTGTTTACCGTGGCGACAAGGCTCGCGGCCTCTGCGAGTGTCAGATCCTTCGCAGACTTACTGAAGTAGTAATTGGCAGCAGACTCGATGCCATAAATCTTTCGACCGAAGAGGGCGATGTTGAGGTACCCGAGCAGAATGTCGTCTTTCGAGTACTTCTTCTCGATGCTGATTGCGAGACGCATTTCTTTGAGTTTGCGATCGATGCTATCTTTCATCGCCGCCTTGTAGGCGGCTTCGCTCTTCTCTTCATCGGGAATCGCGAGTGCGTCTTGAATCAGTACGTTACGCACGTACTGCATGGTGACGGTTGATGCGCCTGAATAACCGGAACCGGTCGCATTCTGCAGCACGGCGCGCCCCGACGAGAGGATGTCGACACCACCGTGTGTATAGAAACGCGGATCTTCTTCGGCAACCGTGGCGTCCTTGACGAACTGCGAGATGTCTTCCCACTTCGCGGTCCTGCGATCCTGGTCGTACACGACCGCGATCTCTTCGTATACCCCTTCAGCATTCTTCGCGTAGAGCGTTGAGGCTTCAGCGAGCTGTGAAGGATTGAGGTGATTCGGCAACTTTTCGAACACGTCGACGGCGGTGGTTGCCGCCATGCCGCTCAGCGCCACAACCGGAGTAACGGCTGCGGCCACGAGTACACCGGCCACCATGCTCATGGCGAGGGCCCCGATTGCCCCGCCCGCGGCACCGCCGGCCGAGGGAGGTTTCACTGGTCTTGTCTGCGATGACTGAGGAGTCCTTTGGGTCATAGGACATCAGGTTAAGTTAGCTTGCTGACAAAAACGGTGAATTGGAGTAAACGTTGCGCATCTACTCAGGTTTCTCCCTCGGCCGGAGCTCGCGGTTACAATCCTTTTTCTGAACGCACGCGATCCGAAATGATCTGCATGACCGAGGTATCGGCAAGCGTGGTGACATCGCCTATCTCGCGGCCCTCCGCGGCGTCCTTCAATAGGCGACGCATGATCTTGCCCGAGCGTGTTTTGGGCAGCTCGTTCACAACAAACACCTGCCGCGGCCGCGCAATCGCGCCGATCTGCGTGGCCACGTGCTTTTTGAGCTCGGCTTCAGCCTCATCCGCCGTAATGATCTGCTGCTGTGATTTCAAGATCACGAACGCGACGACCGCCTGGCCCGTGGTTTCGTCGTCAGCGCCAACGACCGCGGACTCTGCGACCGCGACGTGATCGACGAGGGCAGACTCGATCTCTGTGGTCGAGAGACGGTGGCCCGACACATTCATGACGTCGTCGACGCGGCCCATCAGCCAGATGTCACCGTCTTCATCGACGCGCGCGCCGTCGCCCGCAAAATACTGGCCGTCGACCTGAGACCAGTAGGTGTCGACAAAACGGTCGGGATCCCCCCAGATGGTTCGCACCATGGACGGCCACGGGCGTCGGATGGTTAAGAGACCACCCTGGCCGCGATCCACGCGCCTGCCCTTTTCGTCCACAATGCTGACATCAATGCCGGGCTGTGGTGACTGCGCGCTGCCCGGCTTCAAGCTCGTGAGCCCGGGCAAGGGGGAGATCATGATGGCGCCGGTTTCGGTCTGCCACCAGGTGTCAACGATTGGGGCCTTTTCGCCGCCGATCACCTCGTGATACCAGCGCCAGGCTTCGGGGTTGATGGGTTCGCCGACGCTGCCGAGCACACGAATCGACGAGAGATCGTATTGCTCGGGCACCTGGCGGCCGACCTTCATGCAGGCGCGGATCGCGGTGGGGGCCGTATAGAAGATGGTGACGCCATACTTCTGGATGATGCTCCACCAGCGGCCCCAGTCTGGAGTCTCAGGGGTGCCCTCGTAGATGACCTGGGTGGCGCCGTTTGCGAGCGGGCCGTAGACGACGTAGCTGTGCCCGGTAATCCAACCGATGTCTGCCGTGCACCAATACACGTCGGTTTCCGGTTTGAGATCGAAGATGTCGCGGTGGGTTGCCGTCACCTGGGTGAGGTAACCACCGGAGGTGTGCAGGATCCCCTTCGGTTTTCCGGTCGTGCCGGAGGTGTAGAGGATGAACAGCGGGTTCTCAGCCGGGAATCCCTTTGCTTCGTGCTGGTCGTCGTAGGCGACGACCTCTTCGTGCCACCACAGGTCTCGGCCCTCTTGCATGGTGACGTCGTTGCCGGTGCGCTGCACAACGAGCACATTCTTGACAGTGCTACCTCCACCCCGCAGGGCAAGCGCATCGTCAACGGTGGGCTTGAGCGCAGAGACGCGGCCCTTGCGGTAGCCACCGTCGGCGGTAATAACGAGTTCAGCCTCGGCGTCGTCGATGCGGGCGCGCAGGCTGTCAGCGCTGAAACCACCGAACACAACCGAGTGGGCCGCACCGAGGCGGGCAACCGCGAGCATCGAGATAACCGCTTCGGGAATCATTGGCATGTAGATCGCCACACGATCGCCGGCTTCCACCCCAAGACTCGTGAGCATGTTCGCGGCGCGCTTCACCTCGTGGGTCAGCTCTGCGTATGTAAGGGTGCGGGTGTCGCCCGGTTCGCCCTCGAAGTGAATCGCAACGCGATCCCCGATACCCTCGGCGATGTGGCGGTCGAGGCAGTTCGCCGCGACGTTTAACTCTCCGTCGGCAAACCACTTTGCAAAGGGTGGGTTCGACCAGTCGAGAATTTCGGTGAAGGGCTTTGTCCAGCGCAACTCTGAGGCTCGTTTTGCCCAGTATGCTTCGGGATCTTCTGCCGCTCGCCAATACACCGAAGGGTCATTTACGTTGGCTTGCGCACGAAACTCCGCTGACGGCGGGAAAGTGTTCTGCGCTTCATCCTGGCCTAGGGGATGGCTTTCAATGGTGCCGTGATGCTCAGTCATGGACGTCGTTATCCGTT is a genomic window containing:
- a CDS encoding transglycosylase domain-containing protein, translated to MKPPSAGGAAGGAIGALAMSMVAGVLVAAAVTPVVALSGMAATTAVDVFEKLPNHLNPSQLAEASTLYAKNAEGVYEEIAVVYDQDRRTAKWEDISQFVKDATVAEEDPRFYTHGGVDILSSGRAVLQNATGSGYSGASTVTMQYVRNVLIQDALAIPDEEKSEAAYKAAMKDSIDRKLKEMRLAISIEKKYSKDDILLGYLNIALFGRKIYGIESAANYYFSKSAKDLTLAEAASLVATVNNPSKLQIDIKEKIPANKERRDKILNSMLRHGKITQAQFDEAIATEVTPKITTREPGCFVAEQRRGVGAFCDYVLRTIKKDRKFGETPEESAFNFSRGGYKIYTTIDLGMQEAALRATQENVAPLMEGINVGSATSSVEVGTGRVLAMTQNRPYNNAEDFLSLHPEFTTINYNTNYEDGGSSGFQVGSTFKPITLAEWIRNGNSVQDIVNVNGRTVQENSLRASCMPDKVYGFGSFTFTNDNMGTTGNRSVLTAIANSVNGGLVSMQQKLDLCDTISMAQKLGIYRASDQPVWTQEDVDAERTTQDQVGKNKLLTLHGKPRELTLAPSNVYGGVDEIAPITMASAFGAFAGDGTVCEPSPIDEILDTDDKPVAFTKGKCTEAISPEVAAGVAYALQYAVTNGLADHAKSTRNIPHLAKTGTTDHVIDNWTVGASTKVATATWVGNAGPTQLADGSWERVSTQGFLGPNGALLMEADQRIWPAVMDVADANYGGESFRPPSEASVRQNTAQIPDLRGKSYDEAAAMLTRIGFAPANGGEVDSSVPPGQVASTEPAAGATVAVGSGITIFVSNGRASAIPDGLIGEIGSSAEATLNGAGFTSVTSVCEAGGKIDKRKHRVVSVDPASGTEVPFSQQIQLTLACSKP
- the acs gene encoding acetate--CoA ligase, which codes for MTEHHGTIESHPLGQDEAQNTFPPSAEFRAQANVNDPSVYWRAAEDPEAYWAKRASELRWTKPFTEILDWSNPPFAKWFADGELNVAANCLDRHIAEGIGDRVAIHFEGEPGDTRTLTYAELTHEVKRAANMLTSLGVEAGDRVAIYMPMIPEAVISMLAVARLGAAHSVVFGGFSADSLRARIDDAEAELVITADGGYRKGRVSALKPTVDDALALRGGGSTVKNVLVVQRTGNDVTMQEGRDLWWHEEVVAYDDQHEAKGFPAENPLFILYTSGTTGKPKGILHTSGGYLTQVTATHRDIFDLKPETDVYWCTADIGWITGHSYVVYGPLANGATQVIYEGTPETPDWGRWWSIIQKYGVTIFYTAPTAIRACMKVGRQVPEQYDLSSIRVLGSVGEPINPEAWRWYHEVIGGEKAPIVDTWWQTETGAIMISPLPGLTSLKPGSAQSPQPGIDVSIVDEKGRRVDRGQGGLLTIRRPWPSMVRTIWGDPDRFVDTYWSQVDGQYFAGDGARVDEDGDIWLMGRVDDVMNVSGHRLSTTEIESALVDHVAVAESAVVGADDETTGQAVVAFVILKSQQQIITADEAEAELKKHVATQIGAIARPRQVFVVNELPKTRSGKIMRRLLKDAAEGREIGDVTTLADTSVMQIISDRVRSEKGL